The nucleotide sequence cccccccccccggacaccccccccccccccgcacttGTTGcgcccgccccgtcccgccccgcgTGGGGACCGCGtcggccgccgcccgccccgtcggggcccgcagcccctcggaggggccggggagcggcggggggaagccgccgccgcctcccgcagcCCGGAGCCCGCAGCCCGGAGCCCGCAGCCCGGGACacgccgcggcccggccgcggAGGAGCGGGGCCGAGGCCGGCCGGGTGCCGTCGGGCGGCGAGCGCCGAGGGAAGAGCCCCGCTCGGCGCCTCGTGGGGGCGGCCGGGTCCCCCCGACGGGCTTCCCCCGCCGGCAGGTGCTCGGCCCCGGCCACCTCGGGGCGGCGGAGAGCAGGGGACGAAGGgacgagccccccccccccccgagcggCTCCGGGAGgcgggagccgccgccggggcTCCTCCGgtgcggcgggcgggcgggctgCGGGGCGAGCCGGCCCCCAGAAAATTCAGTGAGGGCCCTTTCCGCCTCCCGAGCCGCCGCCCGACCTCGAAGCTCGGCCGGGATGCGGGATCGGCCCGGTGAAATCCCACAGCGTGAGAGGGGCGAGTCCGCAACGCcccgtggggccggggccgtgctccgCAGCCCCGCTGCTAGGGAcggccgctccccccccccccccgaaaaagaGGAGTAGGAGCGAATAAACTTTATTAGAAACCACAGAAACAGAGGCACAGGGAACGGGAAGGAACGCTTGGAAGACAGCGGGTGGGTGCACGTTTAACTCGAGAGGTGATCTTCCAAAAAACTGAGCAAGGAATAGCAACTGCGGTCGTAAGAACAGCTATTTCACTTAACCCTCATCCAggagatcattaaaaaaaagcttcagatcACGAGATGTAAACGGAGATGAAAGACGTTTGTCCTTCAGAAGACGCTTTTAGGAATCAGTACGTGAGCTCAGCAGGCTGACACCTTCCTTCGGTCACATCTGAGTCGCTCTTTCTAGACTCTTTGCAGCATCTTTTAGTTTTCCCACTAAATCCTGAGAGATGGAATGCCATCttagaataaacattttttaaaggtcAGCTAGCAGTAGAACAGAATATTCTTTTACACGCAGAGGGAAGGGAGACCAGCATCCTATACCACAAAGAATTGTTGCAGTTGACAAACAATGCCAGcaagtaattaaataaattccttttttttttttatactgttgtaaaaaagtaagaaaagttGGAACTGAAGGAAAACGCCTTTTAACGTATATGATCTCCTAAAATATATCACTATTTTTAACGTGCAGATTTTATTGGTATGGTTACAATGGCTGGTGCTAACAGTTACTCGAAGCTTGAGCGCTATATACGTTTCTaaaatcctgaaaatattttgagtgcAATTTTGTACTGGGACCATTCTCCAGTCAACGTACGCCAGGCTTAAGTGAGTCAGTGAACCAATCTAAAATACTCTCTAGCATGTCAAAGACAACTTTGGAGGCACACGTGAACCAAGGGGCAGTGTAAACCTGCAGTTTTAATATCTTGCCttctctgcccccagcccctcttcCCACTCTCCCCCCGTTTGCTCACTTTCAAGCATTACAATACCTCCATTGTTCAGTTACACATTTAAATCGCTAAACAAAGATCAACGTTTGTTTCACCACGTTTCTGACGTGCCATTAACGCCACTGAAGGGGCTCCAGTTCGTTCTCTATTTTTACTCGTGACATATTTCAGTCAGTGAACCGCTTTCCTTAATCATTTCCCCAAACCGTGGCAAATCAGagtttcagaaaaatgatgCATCCCCTCCCAAATATACGCATTGGTTATGAAAACTGACCAAATATTTACGCACACATGGAAACAACACATGCAACCAAAATCAGTTACTGTACAGCTTCATTTGAGAAGACAGCAAGACCACCTCCAGGTAATTTTGTCAGAAGTTTCTCCCATACCCTCCCAgctctggatttttattttattttttattatttttattttttgagcatACTTTCTATCACTTAATTATGATTGACAAGGtgttaaaaacatttacatCCACAACTGGGGCCAAGCATAGAAACAATGAGGAGGGAAAGAAGTACCTGCAATTGCTCCATCGTGCAACTAAAACTAACATCTGGGTGCGATCCTGAATCACtctgagggaaagaaaaaaaaaaacaaacacaccaacaaaagacagttttattaaaaaatgacatGATATTGCATTTTGTCCTCTGAGGGTGCGAGCAGTACCGTACCTCCACGTTTAAGGTCACCAAATAGGAAGGCTGGTAAGTTTTATGAAGTTGATTGGTCTAAATTAGAAACAAAGAGCATTGAAAAAAGTCAGGTCTCAGCACTGGGACGGACCAAAGAAACACGTTGATGCTTTGAGATTACCTTGATCTGATACTCCAAGCGCCAAGACACATCAGTTATGTGGAGGGGAGATCTGCCTATGCTGAAAGACACAACAGTAACAAGTTCCCTACgctaaaagaaaaagttaattttctaaAGCTGCCCATCAATAAAGTCAACGAGATACCGGTAGTGCTCCTTGAAAAGTTCAAAAAGTTACTTAAAAGTGGAATActgaaaggaggaaggaaagttTCAACAGTTGTTTTCTAAGGtctgttaaaaatgtaaaaaaaaaaaataaaaataaataatttttaaaaaatcaatattttttattttaatgaggtAAAGTATGCATGGATGTTTTCCAGGAGAGTTTCGGAGTAGCTTTAACGGGCACTGATTCACCTACCTTCCCAACAGGATTTCCAAGGCatccttgtttttctgaaggaaaaaaaaaagagagagggggagagaaaggaagatatATTTGGAAGCTTCAGACAAATTGCTAcgggagaaagaaaaacaccaatgTGTTCGAATTGGATTCAAAACCTGATATTCGGTGCAAAACTGCTCGATTCTCTCTTTATCCAATTTACAGTCTTCCAGGCACGTGCTGCGGGGAAGCAGAATTTATCGGCCCTCTGCGAGCACCGGCTCGGCCGTGAGCCAGGGCGGCAGTGGGGCGGCCGCAGGGCGCTGCTGGTACCTGATGGCAGCCACGTCGgctctctgccttcctgcctccAGAATGCACGTCGCGGCTGCGGCGTGGCACTGCTTCAGCACCGCCGGGTCGATATCTTGCAGGTCTGGATCGTCTACAACAAACGCCCCGCTGAGGAGGGCAGCGCGGAGCCCGCAAACTTCGCCGTGCCACCCgcccggggacggggacggcgtCGGGGTCGGGACGAAGGGGAAGGGACGGGGGATGATGCTACGGGACGAAGGAGATGATGCTACAGACCCCGCGGTCCGTCCCGGCGCTGCGCCTAAACCTCCACCCCAttaaaaatgatagaaaaaaaaaaaaacaaaaaacaaaaaaaagcaccgCGAGGAGAAGCTCGGTTTCCTCTGCTCGCGGTTCCCCGGGGCGGCTGCGGGTTAAAGGCAGGCTCGCAGCCGGGGCACAGCCGCCCCCCTCCGGCCCGGCGGggtgcggggagcggggagcggggagcagggtgcggggagcggggagcagggTGCGGGGAGCAGGGTGCGGGGAGCAGGGTGCGGAGTGCGGGGAGCCGGCCGGGCTCCGCCGCTTTGAAACCTCCCGGCGGAGGCGGGCGCgcagcggcggggcggccccgcgcagCGGCAGCCTGGAGCCGGCCGCGGGCGAGGGTCCGGCCGCGGTGCCGGGGCGCTGGGCACGCACCTCTGGGCTCGCACACGCGGCGCCGTCCGCGTGCACACGCCCGCGTGCATGCACACGCGGTGTGTGCGGGGTCACGCGGCTATATGCATGCGGGCGGTCCTAGGCAGACGCACGCCCCTATGTGCAGGCACACAGTCCTATATGCACACAGTTGTACGCGCCCACACGCAAACCTATATGCGTGCATAACCCTGTATTCATACATACCCCTGTATCCATGCACACCCCTACGTGCATGCACACAGTCCTATATGCACAGACTTATTTGCCCGCATGCAAACCTATATGCATGCATGATCTTATATTCATGCATAACGCTATATCCATGCACACCCCTATGTGCGTACACAGCCCTATATTCATGCACACAGCCCTATATGCACACTGCTTGCTATATGTACACATGCAAGCCTATATGCATGCATACCCCTATATTCATGCACACCCCTATGTGCATGCACACGCACATGCACACCTATATGTGTGCATACTCCTATATGCATGAATACTCCTATATGTGTGCATACCCCTATATTCACTCATACCCCAATATTCATGCATACCCCTATAAGCATGCACACAGTCCTATATGTACACAGACCTATATGCACGCATGCAAGCTGATGTGTGCATTCCCCTATATTCATGCATGCCCCTGTATGCATGCACGCAGACCCCTATATGCACACAGACCTATATACACGCGTGCAAGCCTATGTGTGCATTCCCCTATATTCATACATACCCCCCATAAGCATGCACACAGTCCGATACGTACACAGACCTATATGTATGCATGCAAGCCTATGTGTATGCATTCCCCTATATTCACGCATACCCCTATAAGCACGCACAGCCCCCTATATGCACACAGACCTATATACACGCATGCAAGCCTATATGCTTGCATACCCCTACATGCATTCACACCCCTATGTGCACGCACACCTATGTGTGTGCACACCCCTATACGCATGCACACCCCTATACCCCTATATGCGTACATACCCCTATATTTATACACCCCCCCCGTACACGCACAACCTTAACACTGAGCACCGCAGCCCCACGCACgacccccccacgccccccccccgctctccCCGACCCCCTGGGCACaccgcatcccccccccccccacccccgcgcAGGTGCCAGCAGGAAGCCCCCTTaacaccccccccacacacacacaaacgtACTCCCTTCACCCCCTCCGCCGCGCTCACCCAGGccgccggggggctgcaggaggccgCGGAAGGCGGCGCGCAGCAGCGCGGCGTAGGCGcggcgggggaggcggcgggggtCGCCCAGCAGCCGCCACCCGCCCTGCGCGGCCGCCGACAGCTCCATTGTGCCGCCGTGACCTTCGACACGCGCCACGTGACGCGCGGCAGCTGATCACCGGCGGCggaggcggggcggggccgaCCGGCACCGGGCGAGGGCGGGCGGAGGCGCCGCCGGGGCGAGGGCTCCGCGGAACCGCGGAGCCCTCGCCCCGGCGGCGCCTCCGCCcgccctcgccccccccccccccccccccggtcgCGTAGCCGTGAGGAAAGCGCCCCCCCGGGCCTTCCCTCGGTCGCGGTGCCTTTGCGGCCGAACCGTGTAAATAATCTGGGTTTTCCTCAGATCCCGTTCCCCGGTGTTCTGAGGAGAAAATCCTAACCGGGATAGGCAGAAGGGACCGCAGCACCCCCCTCTGAACGGGCTGGACCGATAAGGCATAAGCGAGCCTTCCCTCGACTAACTTTTTACGGTGGTGTTTCTGAAGTGAAAACTCCGCGTTCAAATCTCCTCAGTTTGCAAAACGTAGAAGCACTGACAGGGACACTAACGCCTAACCACTGACGGGGACGCCTAACCCAGCCTTCCCTCGACCAACTTTTATTATAATATCTCTGAAGTGGAAATTCACTGTTGAAATCCActcgtttatttatttttaagaacgGATGCAAAAGGCCCCTGCTGGCTTggtgattttaaaataacatctacATACTGACTGAACAAGCCTTATCTGCAGAATATTTCTTCAGTGGAAATTCCATAttgaaatctaatttttttaCAAAAAGTAGAAGGTAAAGGCCCCTGCCAGATTGGTGATTTTAGAATAATATCTGCATACTGACAGCAAGATTGTAGTCCTTTTCCTGCTACAGATACATTTCAGACAACACAGCCTTCCCACACTACGCATACACTTCAGACAACACGAGGTGTAAAAATGACCAGCTGCCAATTATTACCAAATATGTAACGTAAAATCATATAAAAAGAGCTTTCCCTCTAGATTTGCAACGCCTCTTCTCTGAAATAGGAGTTGGTGATGAGAGTAAGTCAGATGCACTAGCACATATGTAAATGTAGTGCAACGTGTAAAGCATATCCCGTGCAATCCCCTACATATTATCATACCCCTCATATATTGTCATAACCTGATTTAAAATTGGTGAGCATCCCCTGCTCTTTGGGTCAACTTCTGACCTGCGCTGCGATCCCTTCGCGGGTTGACACTGCTGCCAGAGGAGTGGACCTCGTGCTAGGAAAGAGCTTTGAATATACAAATTTCATTTCACCTGACCTATTCAATGCGATTGACTGGATTTAATTGAAGAGCTGTTAGGAATTTTGTATCCACATCTGTACCTGTCACTAATTATTGACGGTCATCTAAGAGCTCAGCCCAGGTTTTGAACCTGCTCAAGTTTTGTTCCAGTGAGAACGGTAAGGTTAGATTTTATCACATCTAGCCACATCACATTTTATATGCATTTGagtgtgttttctctttgtgatATTAATCCAGTTCTTTTCTCTAAATCGGCTGTCTGCCTGCCACGTACATTTCTCCCTCAGTACTGATGCAGGACACGAGCAATCAGGTTGCTGGCACTGTGGATTCTCCGCTCACTAGGTAAAATCATGCATTGCTAAACTTAGGTCTCAACTACGCACAAactgaggtaaaaaaaataaaagtatgctGCCTGCAGGATCCGGCCCTTAATTCTGACACACCGCGTAAGCACAGTGTCAGGTCTTGCGGTCGCATGAAGAACGACTGCTTACATTTTTGGTGTATGATCTGATGTGATAGCACTGGTCCGATGCTTTGGCATACAAATGAACACCAGTGAATTGATGAACGCTGAGCTTCAGAGCTCTGCCTGACAGAATTCCTGCTGATTTGCATTTTGCCAGAAACTAAAAGGCATGACAACAGCAAGGTGGGCTGGCAAAATCAGGCTTTCTCTGTCTTGTGGTATGGTTGTCAAATATAGACACGATACATAAGAAAAGGCATAaaatggaggagaagaaaaaccaTAAAATGGAGGAGAGGACAAAGCTCTGAGCTGTAGATTTACAAAGGTGCAGAGACCGCAGCTATGGAAAAGGATTGTcataaaaaaatgttagaaatgtACACATATGGCATGGTTACATGCTACAGAAATCTATTCTTCAACATCCCCTTATCATTTATAGCATAttgaaatatataaattaaaatctgGCTTTAAAGGCAAAACAACTGGTAAGGATTCATCACAAGATTATACAGCCCGTGTCAGtcctttaattaattttaatcacaaaatttGTGTTTTCAATTCTCCTGCCCAACCTCTCAGCCtgacctttatttttcctctctttttttttttttcacccccaaAAAGGACAGAAGATGTATTCACAGGCTGTCAAACTGATATCAGATTTTACTGCCTGTGCATAGTGTTTACATGTTTTAAAACCCTGTTCATCATAATTTCCAAGAGGAGGAAGCCAACATGTATATCAAATAAGGAAACTACAAAGGAAATGCAttaatatttgaatattaaTTAATCAGTGAAACTACCTCAGTACAT is from Anser cygnoides isolate HZ-2024a breed goose chromosome 2, Taihu_goose_T2T_genome, whole genome shotgun sequence and encodes:
- the BMI1 gene encoding polycomb complex protein BMI-1 isoform X3, whose translation is MELSAAAQGGWRLLGDPRRLPRRAYAALLRAAFRGLLQPPGGLDDPDLQDIDPAVLKQCHAAAATCILEAGRQRADVAAISTCLEDCKLDKERIEQFCTEYQKNKDALEILLGSIGRSPLHITDVSWRLEYQIKTNQLHKTYQPSYLVTLNVESDSGSHPDVSFSCTMEQLQDLVGKLKDAAKSLERATQM
- the BMI1 gene encoding polycomb complex protein BMI-1 isoform X2, with the protein product MELSAAAQGGWRLLGDPRRLPRRAYAALLRAAFRGLLQPPGGLGERGGGGEGNDPDLQDIDPAVLKQCHAAAATCILEAGRQRADVAAISTCLEDCKLDKERIEQFCTEYQKNKDALEILLGSIGRSPLHITDVSWRLEYQIKTNQLHKTYQPSYLVTLNVESDSGSHPDVSFSCTMEQLQDLVGKLKDAAKSLERATQM